In one Carettochelys insculpta isolate YL-2023 chromosome 6, ASM3395843v1, whole genome shotgun sequence genomic region, the following are encoded:
- the WEE1 gene encoding wee1-like protein kinase: MSFVSLQQAAPRRFSARRAAPIRQKLLFPAGSSDCEEEDEEEEEGGSSGNSTGEDSAFQEADSPLSAARTPGRGEPQPLEEEMEPAASELPGEEGDSWEEEGFGSSPVKSPGAYFMAGSPSPPFKDRRCCVESPTRFAAGGYRLRGEAPRSPLPECPGTPPHKTFRKLRLFDTPHTPKSLLSKAQGMGSSSVKLRIGSLFMNVGKSEKQDADMRRTPHVNINPFTPNSLFLQTSAGQCHRRKRTHWNDSCGEDMEASDGELEDETIRPAKRITITESNMKSRYETEFHELEKIGSGEFGSVFKCVKRLDGCIYAIKRSKKPLAGSVDEQNALREVYAHAVLGQHSHVVRYYSAWAEDDHMLIQNEYCNGGSLADAISENYRNMRYFTEPELKDLLLQVARGLKYIHSMSLVHMDIKPSNIFISRTSVPSMTLEEGEDDDWSSDKVIFKIGDLGHVTRISSPQVEEGDSRFLANEVLQENYTHLPKADIFALALTVVCAAGAEPLPTNGDQWHEIRQGKLPRIPQVLSQELLELLKVMISPDPERRPTAVALSKHSVLLSAAKKSAEQLRIELNAEKFKNSLLQKELKKAQMAKAAAEERALFTDRMATRSTTQNRTSRLIGKKMNRSVSLTIY, translated from the exons ATGAGCTTCGTGAGCCTGCAGCAGGCCGCGCCGCGGCGCTTCTCGGCCCGGCGGGCAGCTCCGATCCGGCAGAAGCTGCTGTTCCCGGCCGGCAGCAGCGACTGCGAGGAGGAGgacgaagaggaggaggaagggggcagcagcGGCAACAGCACGGGCGAGGACTCGGCCTTCCAGGAGGCGGATTCACCGCTCTCGGCAGCCCGCACCCCGGGGCGGGGCGAGCCGCAGCcgctggaggaggagatggagccgGCGGCGTCCGAGTTgcccggggaggagggggactcgTGGGAGGAGGAGGGTTTCGGCTCGTCCCCCGTCAAGTCGCCCGGTGCCTACTTCATGGCCGGCTCGCCCTCGCCGCCGTTCAAGGACCGCCGCTGTTGCGTGGAGTCGCCGACACGTTTCGCGGCGGGCGGGTACCGGCTCCGAGGCGAGGCGCCCCGCTCCCCCCTGCCCGAGTGCCCCGGCACCCCGCCCCACAAGACCTTCCGCAAGCTGCGCCTCTTCGACACGCCGCACACGCCCAAG agTTTGCTTTCCAAAGCTCAAGGAATGGGCTCCAGCTCAGTTAAACTCCGGATAGGCTCCCTCTTCATGAATGTGGGGAAGTCAGAAAAGCAAGATGCTGATATGAGACGGACACCTCATGTGAACATTAATCCCTTTACTCCAAACTCGCTGTTCCTTCAGACTTCAGCTGGGCAGTGTCATAGGAGAAAGAGAACACACTGGAATGA CTCTTGTGGGGAGGACATGGAAGCAAGTGATGGAGAGCTTGAGGATGAAACTATCAGACCTGCCAAG CGGATCACAATAACAGAAAGTAATATGAAGTCACGCTATGAAACAGAGTTTCATGAATTGGAGAAGATTGGGTCTGGAGAATTTGGTTCTGTATTTAAATGCGTAAAAAGACTTGATGGCTGTATCTATGCTATAAAACGATCCAAGAAGCCCTTAGCTGGCTCAGTTGATGA gcagAATGCTTTAAGAGAGGTCTATGCACATGCAGTTTTGGGGCAGCATTCTCATGTAGTCAGATACTACTCTGCATGGGCAGAAGATGACCATATGCTTATACAGAATGAATATTGTAATG GTGGCAGTTTAGCTGATGCCATAAGTGAAAACTATAGAAATATGCGGTATTTTACTGAACCTGAGTTGAAAGATCTATTACTGCAGGTGGCTCGTGGCTTAAAATATATTCATTCAATGTCATTGGTACACATGGATATAAAACCTA GTAATATCTTCATATCAAGAACTTCAGTTCCAAGTATGACATTAGAGGAAGGTGAAGATGATGACTGGTCTTCTGACAAAGTTATATTTAAAATAG GTGATCTTGGTCATGTAACTAGAATATCTAGTCCACAAGTAGAGGAAGGAGATAGCCGTTTTCTTGCAAATGAAGTTTTACAAGAG AACTATACTCACTTGCCAAAAGCTGATATTTTTGCTCTTGCGCTAACTGTTgtgtgtgctgctggtgctgAACCACTTCCAACTAATGGAGACCAATGGCATGAAATTCGACAAGGAAAACTGCCAAGAATACCACAAGTACTTTCTCAAGAACTCTTGGAGTTATTAAAA GTTATGATTAGTCCAGATCCAGAGAGAAGACCTACAGCAGTGGCTCTGAGCAAGCATTCAGTGCTGCTGTCTGCTGCCAAAAAGAGTGCAGAGCAACTTCGTATAGAGCTGAATGCTGAGAAGTTCAAAAATTCACTCTTGCAAAA GGAACTGAAGAAGGCACAAATGGCAAAAGCTGCAGCAGAAGAGAGGGCACTGTTCACTGACCGAATGGCAACTAGATCTACAACACAGAATAGGACATCTCGACTTATTGGAAAGAAAATGAATCGCTCAGTTAGCCTTACTATATACTGA